A stretch of Arachis hypogaea cultivar Tifrunner chromosome 15, arahy.Tifrunner.gnm2.J5K5, whole genome shotgun sequence DNA encodes these proteins:
- the LOC112749516 gene encoding zinc finger CCCH domain-containing protein 6 isoform X2, which yields MKRARKSKSNRVSWAPASNLCQIKLFLSDDCPSKVGLKSQDHLQAKTSSMLPSSTNEHMDLPPGFEDNHFLNQPKVELSRISPIKWERPPLFAFRHDWRVAAGEESKEKMDQKLREMKVLEAVYPRISAIPPSPSVSHDVDKEGYDDNHTPLIPIIPIEEEDSMDINPEVSDAKLADTPTKLLSQNLQQYIAAATPINSQCNTSAAVPLSAGGNSMLAISPGSEPDLAAASALVAAAILKSNEQGNPIDMDLLVKIFNDPIMIEKLVNQRGTATATITTSSNTGLKSAASGTTPTSTVGLVPSSAPKQATSLASMFQSTLNKPAIPPVPLSRPSSGNLVTSSVTLPPQPTTQSPSPPPPPPSTSTFNKHRSVNNNHVTNGALPSLEPQPPPQDTTLLSGANQVRATAATVAYQTSSTGSSFAVKDANYYKNLIRQHGADKQDGQESLIGIRHNNFQDFKMLHNLKQREVIFKNQKPCIYFNSSRGCRNGANCPYQHDISAQWGAGNDLVAQNAKRMKLGTEVNGRI from the exons ATGAAGCGGGCAAGGAAATCGAAATCGAACAGGGTTTCGTGGGCTCCTGCGTCTAATTTGTGTCAG ATCAAATTGTTTCTGTCTGACGACTGTCCTTCAAAAGTTGGACTGAAATCTCAAGATCATCTTCAAGCAAAGACATcttcaatgttgccttcaagtaCTAATGAACATATGGACTTACCTCCTGGATTTGAAGACAATCACTTCTTAAACCAGCCAAAGGTTGAACTCTCTCGCATCTCTCCAATTAAATGGGAGCGCCCTCCTCTG TTTGCTTTCAGACATGATTGGCGCGTTGCTGCTGGTGAAGAAAGTAAGGAGAAAATGGATCAAAAGCTAAGAGAAATGAAAGTGCTTGAAGCAGTTTATCCTCGCATTTCTGCCATACCTCCCAG CCCTTCTGTTTCTCATGATGTAGACAAGGAAGGTTATGATGATAACCACACTCCTCTCATCCCTATCATTCCCATTGAGGAGGAAGATTCGATGGATATTAATCCTGAAGTGTCAGACGCAAAACTCGCAGATACCCCCACTAAATTGCTGTCACAAAACTTGCAGCAATATATAGCAGCTGCAACACCTATTAATTCACAATGCAACACCTCTGCTGCTGTTCCCTTATCTGCAGGTGGAAACTCCATGCTGGCAATTTCTCCTGGTTCGGAACCAGATTTAGCTGCAGCCTCAGCTCTGGTAGCAGCAGCCATTTTGAAGAGTAATGAGCAAGGAAACCCAATTGATATGGATCTACTTGTTAAAATATTTAATGACCCAATAATGATAGAGAAATTGGTTAACCAACGGGGAACTGCAACCGCCACCATAACTACCTCTTCAAATACTGGGTTGAAATCTGCTGCTTCTGGGACTACACCCACAAGCACAGTTGGTTTAGTACCTTCTTCTGCTCCAAAGCAAGCAACTTCCTTAGCCTCCATGTTTCAATCTACACTTAATAAGCCAGCAATTCCCCCAGTTCCATTGTCTAGGCCTTCCTCTGGTAATTTAGTAACTAGCTCAGTTACCCTGCCTCCACAACCAACTACACAATCACcttcacctccacctccacctccatcCACTTCTACATTTAATAAGCACAGGTCTGTCAACAATAACCATGTAACGAATGGAGCACTTCCCTCTTTAGAACCCCAGCCTCCTCCTCAAGATACAACTCTGTTATCTG GTGCGAACCAGGTGCGAGCAACGGCTGCCACAGTGGCTTATCAAACAAGTAGCACCGGTTCTTCTTTTGCAGTGAAGGATGCCAACTATTATAAGAACCTTATTAGGCAACATGGTGCAGATAAGCAAGACGGTCAAGAATCACTAATAGGTATCCGTCATAATAATTTCCAAGACTTTAAAATGCTACATAACCTTAAACAAAGGGAAGTGATATTCAAAAACCAGAAACCTTGCATATACTTTAACAGCTCAAGGGGTTGCCGAAATGGTGCAAATTGCCCCTATCAGCATGATATCTCAGCTCAGTGGGGAGCTGGTAATGACCTAGTGGCACAAAATGCAAAAAGAATGAAACTAGGTACAGAAGTTAATGGGAGGATATAA
- the LOC112749516 gene encoding zinc finger CCCH domain-containing protein 6 isoform X1 gives MKRARKSKSNRVSWAPASNLCQIKLFLSDDCPSKVGLKSQDHLQAKTSSMLPSSTNEHMDLPPGFEDNHFLNQPKVELSRISPIKWERPPLFAFRHDWRVAAGEESKEKMDQKLREMKVLEAVYPRISAIPPSPSVSHDVDKEGYDDNHTPLIPIIPIEEEDSMDINPEVSDAKLADTPTKLLSQNLQQYIAAATPINSQCNTSAAVPLSAGGNSMLAISPGSEPDLAAASALVAAAILKSNEQGNPIDMDLLVKIFNDPIMIEKLVNQRGTATATITTSSNTGLKSAASGTTPTSTVGLVPSSAPKQATSLASMFQSTLNKPAIPPVPLSRPSSGNLVTSSVTLPPQPTTQSPSPPPPPPSTSTFNKHRSVNNNHVTNGALPSLEPQPPPQDTTLLSGIKRTSSLPCVNSSSELSTVPLNSTAVNLHAGANQVRATAATVAYQTSSTGSSFAVKDANYYKNLIRQHGADKQDGQESLIGIRHNNFQDFKMLHNLKQREVIFKNQKPCIYFNSSRGCRNGANCPYQHDISAQWGAGNDLVAQNAKRMKLGTEVNGRI, from the exons ATGAAGCGGGCAAGGAAATCGAAATCGAACAGGGTTTCGTGGGCTCCTGCGTCTAATTTGTGTCAG ATCAAATTGTTTCTGTCTGACGACTGTCCTTCAAAAGTTGGACTGAAATCTCAAGATCATCTTCAAGCAAAGACATcttcaatgttgccttcaagtaCTAATGAACATATGGACTTACCTCCTGGATTTGAAGACAATCACTTCTTAAACCAGCCAAAGGTTGAACTCTCTCGCATCTCTCCAATTAAATGGGAGCGCCCTCCTCTG TTTGCTTTCAGACATGATTGGCGCGTTGCTGCTGGTGAAGAAAGTAAGGAGAAAATGGATCAAAAGCTAAGAGAAATGAAAGTGCTTGAAGCAGTTTATCCTCGCATTTCTGCCATACCTCCCAG CCCTTCTGTTTCTCATGATGTAGACAAGGAAGGTTATGATGATAACCACACTCCTCTCATCCCTATCATTCCCATTGAGGAGGAAGATTCGATGGATATTAATCCTGAAGTGTCAGACGCAAAACTCGCAGATACCCCCACTAAATTGCTGTCACAAAACTTGCAGCAATATATAGCAGCTGCAACACCTATTAATTCACAATGCAACACCTCTGCTGCTGTTCCCTTATCTGCAGGTGGAAACTCCATGCTGGCAATTTCTCCTGGTTCGGAACCAGATTTAGCTGCAGCCTCAGCTCTGGTAGCAGCAGCCATTTTGAAGAGTAATGAGCAAGGAAACCCAATTGATATGGATCTACTTGTTAAAATATTTAATGACCCAATAATGATAGAGAAATTGGTTAACCAACGGGGAACTGCAACCGCCACCATAACTACCTCTTCAAATACTGGGTTGAAATCTGCTGCTTCTGGGACTACACCCACAAGCACAGTTGGTTTAGTACCTTCTTCTGCTCCAAAGCAAGCAACTTCCTTAGCCTCCATGTTTCAATCTACACTTAATAAGCCAGCAATTCCCCCAGTTCCATTGTCTAGGCCTTCCTCTGGTAATTTAGTAACTAGCTCAGTTACCCTGCCTCCACAACCAACTACACAATCACcttcacctccacctccacctccatcCACTTCTACATTTAATAAGCACAGGTCTGTCAACAATAACCATGTAACGAATGGAGCACTTCCCTCTTTAGAACCCCAGCCTCCTCCTCAAGATACAACTCTGTTATCTGGTATAAAGCGCACGTCATCATTACCTTGTGTGAATTCATCCAGTGAATTGAGCACAGTGCCTTTGAATTCAACTGCTGTGAATTTGCATGCAGGTGCGAACCAGGTGCGAGCAACGGCTGCCACAGTGGCTTATCAAACAAGTAGCACCGGTTCTTCTTTTGCAGTGAAGGATGCCAACTATTATAAGAACCTTATTAGGCAACATGGTGCAGATAAGCAAGACGGTCAAGAATCACTAATAGGTATCCGTCATAATAATTTCCAAGACTTTAAAATGCTACATAACCTTAAACAAAGGGAAGTGATATTCAAAAACCAGAAACCTTGCATATACTTTAACAGCTCAAGGGGTTGCCGAAATGGTGCAAATTGCCCCTATCAGCATGATATCTCAGCTCAGTGGGGAGCTGGTAATGACCTAGTGGCACAAAATGCAAAAAGAATGAAACTAGGTACAGAAGTTAATGGGAGGATATAA
- the LOC112749518 gene encoding peptidyl-prolyl cis-trans isomerase Pin1, producing MSSSSNRHGGDGGEVRASHILVKHQGSRRKASWKDPEGQVIKNTTRDSAVSQLKAFRDDIVSGKAKFEDIASRFSDCSSAKRGGDLGPFGRGQMQKPFEEATYALKVGEISDIVDTDSGVHIIMRTG from the exons atgtCGTCGTCTAGCAACAGGCACGGTGGTGATGGAGGTGAGGTTAGGGCATCGCACATACTGGTGAAGCACCAAGGTTCGAGGCGCAAGGCGTCGTGGAAGGATCCAGAAGGCCAGGTCATCAAAAACACCACCAGAGACAGCGCCGTCTCTCAGCTAAAGGCCTTCCGTGACGACATCGTTTCTGGCAAAGCCAAGTTTGAGGACATCGCCTCTCGCTTCTCCGATTGCAGCTCTGCCAAGCGCGGCGGAGATCTCG GTCCTTTTGGCCGTGGCCAGATGCAGAAGCCTTTTGAAGAAGCAACTTACGCTCTGAAAGTTGGTGAGATAAGCGACATAGTGGATACTGATAGTGGAGTTCACATAATCATGAGAACAGGTTGA
- the LOC112749519 gene encoding large ribosomal subunit protein uL2x: MGRVIRAQRKGAGSVFKSHTHHRKGAARFRSLDFGERNGYLKGVVTDIIHDPGRGAPLAKVTFRHPFRYKKQTELFVAAEGIYTGQFIYCGKKATLVVGNVLPLRSIPEGAVICNVEHHVGDRGVFARASGDYAIVISHNPDNDTSRIKLPSGSKKIVPSGCRAMIGQVAGGGRTEKPLLKAGNAYHKFRVKRNCWPKVRGVAMNPVEHPHGGGNHQHIGHASTVRRDAPPGQKVGLIAARRTGRLRGQAAATAAKADKTT, from the exons ATGGGTAGAGTCATCCGCGCACAGCGTAAGGGTGCTGGGTCTGTCTTCAAGTCTCACACCCATCACCGCAAGGGCGCCGCCAGGTTCCGCAGCCTCGACTTCGGCGAGCGCAACGGTTACCTCAAGGGTGTGGTGACCGACATCATCCACGACCCCGGCCGCGGTGCCCCACTCGCCAAGGTCACTTTCCGCCACCCATTCAGGTACAAGAAGCAGACGGAGCTGTTCGTTGCTGCTGAAGGTATCTACACCGGCCAGTTCATCTACTGCGGGAAGAAGGCCACACTCGTGGTCGGAAATGTTTTGCCACTCAGATCCATCCCTGAAGGAGCTGTCATTTGCAACGTCGAGCACCACGTTGGTGACCGCGGTGTCTTTGCTAGGGCATCTGGTGATTACGCCATTGTTATCAGCCACAACCCCGATAATGACACTTCTAG GATCAAGCTCCCATCTGGTTCAAAGAAGATTGTGCCAAGTGGATGCAGGGCCATGATTGGACAAGTTGCGGGTGGTGGAAGAACTGAGAAGCCACTCCTCAAGGCTGGTAATGCTTACCACAAATTCAGGGTCAAGAGGAACTGCTGGCCCAAGGTTCGTGGTGTTGCTATGAATCCAGTTGAGCATCCCCACGGAGGAGGTAACCATCAACACATTGGTCATGCCAGTACTGTTAGGCGTGATGCTCCGCCCGGCCAAAAGGTTGGTCTCATTGCTGCAAGGAGGACCGGTCGTCTTAGGGGTCAAGCTGCCGCAACTGCTGCTAAGGCTGATAAGACTACTTGA
- the LOC112749520 gene encoding filament-like plant protein 5 produces MDRRGWLWKKKSSDKSKIAEKPGSEAEPVSFTLSSVANLEDEDSGKNKNYVQISMESYTHMCALEDQVKALEDKLTTAYSELNSKDNLVKQHATVAEEAVSGWEKADAEVASLRCQLESVTISKLAVEDRASHLDGALKECMKQIRTVKEDSEQKLQDLILMKSQQWEKVKSEFEVKIDKLEQGLRCEASENAALLRSLQDSSNKIARLKEEKSEAEAEVEFLKKNVQSCEKEIASLKYELHVISKELDIRNEEKNMIMRSAEVASRKHAEDVRNIAKIETECQRLRGLLRRKLPGLAALAQMKLEVGIPQQVISTPYHRKTCLKADGMQESEFLAKKLEALEEETKTLKEALATSNAELQASRNLYAKTVGRLKTLEAEIQFFHLENVAEKSNLAINFGNSSNRISNKIPSLASISDDGHEEPESPVESSAASTCDLSEIKRVTSVGKFEKEKSETIIELMNDFLEVEKMACLSDNSNVALGITSKVSDSDGTDKQSDKASKVEETDYIPEKNDKASKHAEHMQDLKETKLMFQEKEQLLAELKEQLASSHKSYNLAEIQLKCMTESYKSLQMHAEYLEAQNKILQENIEELKNDLVEQKKCHDDALVRHRAIEEKMQRDKCLVCGSNLGADNGMTTGKDMELAAAEKKLAECQETLYTLGRHLQALCPHIEIPISHLGKRLQTNDMLVKPSHGWSNSNVSSNSNEIEQAEASRCSVPSEIQEVNVEFSSPNCRSTPCLSDTEGCFSVNSSIGSSKPGYMLTESNSSCSASATGKHAHGFRHFSSLKGKNAH; encoded by the exons ATGGACCGGCGGGGCTGGCTCTGGAAGAAAAAATCATCTGACAAATCCAAAATTGCTGAGAAGCCAGGTTCTGAAGCAGAACCTGTTAGTTTTACATTGTCTTCTGTGGCAAATCTTGAAGATGAG GACAGTGGCAAGAATAAGAACTATGTTCAAATATCAATGGAGTCATACACACATATGTGTGCATTGGAGGATCAAGTAAAGGCTTTGGAAGACAAGCTAACAACAGCTTATTCAGAATTAAATAGCAAAGATAATTTAGTTAAACAGCATGCAACAGTTGCCGAGGAAGCGGTCTCag GGTGGGAAAAAGCTGATGCTGAAGTAGCTTCATTAAGATGTCAACTTGAATCTGTCACTATCTCAAAGCTTGCTGTTGAGGATAGAGCATCTCACTTGGATGGTGCTCTAAAAGAATGCATGAAGCAGATAAGAACTGTTAAGGAAGATAGTGAGCAGAAACTGCAAGACTTGATCCTTATGAAATCCCAGCAGTGGGAAAAAGTTAAGTCAGAGTTTGAAGTGAAAATAGATAAATTGGAGCAAGGACTTCGTTGTGAGGCTAGTGAAAATGCTGCTCTTCTTAGATCCCTGCAAGACAGTTCGAATAAAATAGCGAGACTGAAAGAAGAAAAATCTGAAGCTGAGGCTGAAGTAGAGTTTCTAAAGAAGAATGTTCAGTCATGTGAAAAGGAAATAGCTTCACTGAAGTATGAGTTACATGTGATTTCCAAGGAGCTGGATATCCGAAACGAAGAGAAGAATATGATTATGAGATCAGCAGAAGTGGCAAGCAGAAAACATGCAGAGGATGTTAGGAACATTGCCAAGATAGAAACTGAATGCCAAAGACTCCGTGGTCTGCTGCGAAGGAAGTTACCTGGACTGGCCGCATTGGCTCAAATGAAGCTAGAAGTGGGGATTCCGCAACAAGTTATCAGCACACCCTACCATAGGAAAACTTGTTTAAAAGCTGATGGCATGCAAGAATCTGAGTTTCTTGCCAAAAAGTTGGAGGCATTGGAAGAAGAAACAAAGACATTGAAAGAAGCTTTGGCCACAAGTAATGCTGAATTGCAGGCTTCAAGAAACTTGTATGCCAAAACAGTTGGCAGACTAAAGACCTTAGAAGCAGAGATACAGTTTTTTCACTTAGAAAACGTTGCTGAAAAATCAAATTTGGCAATCAATTTTGGAAACTCATCAAATAGAATTTCCAACAAAATACCAAGCCTCGCTTCTATCTCTGATGACGGCCATGAGGAGCCAGAAAGTCCTGTTGAGTCAAGTGCAGCCTCAACTTGTGACCTTTCTGAAATCAAGAGAGTTACAAGTGTTGGTAaatttgagaaagaaaagagTGAAACTATCATAGAACTGATGAATGACTTTCTGGAAGTGGAGAAAATGGCATGTTTATCGGACAATAGCAATGTAGCTCTTGGCATTACTAGCAAAGTTAGTGACTCTGATGGAACAGATAAACAATCAGATAAAGCTTCTAAAGTTGAAGAGACTGATTATATTCCAGAGAAAAATGACAAGGCATCCAAACATGCTGAACACATGCAAGATCTGAAGGAAACAAAGCTGATGTTCCAGGAAAAGGAGCAGCTTCTTGCTGAACTGAAAGAACAATTGGCTTCATCTCATAAATCATACAACTTGGCTGAGATTCAGCTGAAGTGTATGACAGAATCCTATAAGTCACTTCAAATGCATGCAGAATATTTAGAAGCTCAAAATAAGATTCTGCAAGAAAATATAGAGGAGCTAAAGAATGACCTTGTGGAGCAAAAGAAATGTCATGATGATGCCTTGGTGAGGCACAGAGCCATTGAAGAGAAAATGCAAAG GGACAAGTGCTTAGTTTGTGGATCCAATTTGGGAGCAGATAATGGCATGACTACTGGGAAG GATATGGAGCTAGCAGCAGCAGAGAAAAAGCTGGCAGAATGTCAAGAGACTTTGTATACTCTTGGTAGGCACCTGCAAGCTCTGTGTCCTCATATTGAGATACCTATATCTCATCTCGGTAAAAGGCTTCAAACGAATGACATGTTGGTTAAACCAAGTCATGGCTGGTCGAATTCTAATGTGTCCAGTAACTCGAATGAAATTGAACAGGCTGAGGCATCTAGATGTAGTGTTCCTTCCGAGATTCAAGAAGTGAATGTCGAGTTTTCATCGCCTAACTGTCGATCCACACCGTGTCTTTCAGACACTGAAGGCTGCTTTTCTGTGAACTCTTCAATAGGGTCAAGCAAGCCCGGTTATATGCTTACCGAATCGAATTCCTCTTGTTCTGCCTCTGCTACAGGGAAGCATGCACATGGATTCAGACATTTCTCTTCTTTAAAAGGGAAGAATGCTCACTAG